One Chionomys nivalis chromosome 4, mChiNiv1.1, whole genome shotgun sequence genomic region harbors:
- the Irak1bp1 gene encoding interleukin-1 receptor-associated kinase 1-binding protein 1, with amino-acid sequence MALQPAPPSRVFMELVPWANLGRENNPIPALEAQPVGSRPHAAKAHPGAREVHVSGAAEVSASPDRAQVAVRVSSTKEVAAEAKKSVCRRLDYITQSLQQQGLQAENVTVTKDIRRVENAYHMEAEVCITFTEFGKMQNICNFLVEKLDSSVVISPPEFYHTSGSIENLRRQACLVAVENAWRKAQEVCDLVGQTLGKPLLIKEEETKEWEGQIDDHQISRLPGSLTVQQKIKSATMHAASKVFITFEVKGKEKKKKHL; translated from the exons ATGGCGCTGCAGCCCGCCCCTCCGTCGCGGGTGTTCATGGAACTGGTTCCCTGGGCTAACCTGGGCCGGGAAAACAACCCGATCCCGGCCTTGGAGGCGCAGCCCGTCGGCAGCCGTCCCCACGCCGCCAAGGCCCACCCCGGAGCCCGCGAGGTCCACGTGAGCGGCGCGGCCGAGGTGTCCGCCAGCCCCGACCGGGCGCAGGTGGCTGTGCGGGTGAGCAGCACCAAGGAGGTTGCAGCCGAGGCCAAGAAGAGTGTGTGCCGCCGCCTGGACTACATCACGCAGAGCCTTCAGCAGCAGGGTCTTCAG GCAGAAAATGTAACTGTGACAAAGGATATTAGAAGAGTAGAAAATGCTTATCATATGGAAGCTGAG GTCTGCATTACATTTACTGAATTtggaaaaatgcaaaatatttgtaACTTTCTGGTTGAAAAGCTAGATAGCTCTGTTGTCATCAGCCCACCTGAGTTCTATCACACTTCTGGTTCCATTGAGAATCTTCG GCGGCAAGCCTGTCTTGTTGCTGTTGAGAATGCATGGCGCAAAGCTCAAGAAGTCTGTGACCTTGTTGGCCAAACTCTGGGAAAACCTTTACTAatcaaagaagaagaaaccaaAGAATGGGAAGGTCAAATTGATGATCATCAGATATCCAGACTGCCGGGTTCATTAACTGTACAGCAAAAAATCAAAAGTGCAACAATGCATGCAGCTTCAAAAGTGTTTATTACTTTTGAggtaaaagggaaagagaagaaaaaaaagcatctttaa